In the Pocillopora verrucosa isolate sample1 chromosome 4, ASM3666991v2, whole genome shotgun sequence genome, AGAGAGAAATAATTTCTTCTCcactttttttaaatccaaTTATTTCCTCATTTTCATTCTCGTATGTTTTTCTGTTGCTGAACTGAAGCGCCTTTGACTTGCGGgtggttaaaaaatttttcaagtaattgaaaattttccaattaTCAATGCCCATTCTACTTCGCCAGGATTAACCTTGTGTCTggcaacaaaaatattttaatcaccAACCAGGAtcatcattttcaatttcgatcTGCTTCATATCAAAAGTAACCGACCAATCATTTGTGATTATTTGTCTTAGTACTCAAAACATTGTTCAAGCCATTAAGAAATTTAATGCGCGTCATTGAGTAAATACTTAGATACGCTTAGAAATTTGTGTTTCTGGTGCAGTTGGTGAACGAAGCTTTGGAAACGTTGGGAAAGGTTACGCAACCGTAAAAATCAGCGAGATTTTCACTTAATACTCAAAGCAATGGCGACGTTGCAGCGGCCTAAAGCAGTAAAGAGGTTAAGCTGGCAGGACTTGTCTCCTGACAGCCCGAGAATTCAGTTAACAAGACGAATCGTGCAGCTACAAGGAAACAAAACGTCTGCTGACATTCTCGAACAAGCAAAGCAAATATGTAATGATTATATTGAAGCTAAACTTGAGCGCGAAGGCTTCAAAAATCGAAGCTGGTCTTTCACTTTCTCCAATTCAGCACCGCGTCAAGAGAGCGGTGAGATGGTTTCTCAAGTATCAATCCGTGTGCGGGAAGTTGGTAGACTCCTTGAACAGAGCTATCCCCGTTTATACAAAGATATTTCTGGCCGTATTAATGTCCCTTTTAACAGCGAGAACACCGTTCATGATGTATTTAATAATGTTTCGTCGGAAATCTTGAGCGATGGATTAAATTGGGCGAGAATTGTTGCTCTGTATGCGTTCGCTGGTGCGCTCGTTGCTGAATGTTGCAAAGAGGGTCGCAATTCTTACGTGCTGGAAATCGGAAACTGGATGTACGAATTTGCAGCTCTTTACATGGTGGATTGGATCAAAAGTAAAGGTGGATGGGTAAGATTAAGATATTTCATGTTCGCAAAATGATCATTTAGCAAGTATAATGAAGTTTGATGTCTTCTAAAACGCTACGTCGATGTGTTTTACCACAGTtgtttcctttaaaataaacaatacgAGCAACCAAGCTGGCAACCTCAAGCAATCTTGTTCGTTTTCAAAATTGTATTGGCTTTCTAGCCATGCGATGGTAATGATTACTAAAACTATAATTACACAATTTGTATTGTGCGTAAGTGCTTCTTTACATATCAAAGTATTATTTAAAGAATTAAGCGCGCATGATTAAGCTTCTGGTGAAAACTCTTTTGTTTACACTAACTTTCTATTTAAATTGATGGTGGTCTCTAAGATCTATGGTATGGAAGGCTAGATAAACATTCAGGTCTTAAACTCTTGACCTCAGTGCTGATGCCGAATACAGAGAACTATTGTATGCGCAAAGTTATTGAAGTTCCGTGAAAGTGTCCACGACTCGACTGAAGATGAAACAAATTGTTCTCTTTTCAACC is a window encoding:
- the LOC131772630 gene encoding bcl-2-related ovarian killer protein encodes the protein MATLQRPKAVKRLSWQDLSPDSPRIQLTRRIVQLQGNKTSADILEQAKQICNDYIEAKLEREGFKNRSWSFTFSNSAPRQESGEMVSQVSIRVREVGRLLEQSYPRLYKDISGRINVPFNSENTVHDVFNNVSSEILSDGLNWARIVALYAFAGALVAECCKEGRNSYVLEIGNWMYEFAALYMVDWIKSKGGWEDLLRAFPSLTPTGLGTSIDVQATQWYSWLVMAVRAWCETAFEFLEYCFKAYMERVRKMNTGSRKISH